The nucleotide sequence GGAGCCCGGTGACGAGGTGACCCATTGGTGGTGTGTTGTCCAATTGGAAATGAGACGGTCTCCAATTAAATCTAATTAAACTCTATATCTCCTGGCCACATTACATGTCATTAAACTCTTTATCTCCTAGCCACATTACATGTCATTAAACTCTTTTTCTCCTAGCCACATTATATCataaccacaccatcaccacaaccacaccatacCCACACCATAaccacaccatcacatcaccataaccacaccatcaccacagcataaccatcaccacaccacaccatcaacATAACCATCACCATAACCACACCAtaaccatcaccacaccatcaccatcaccatcaccataaccatcatcataaccatcaccacaccacacaacaccaacaTCACCACACCAGCACCataaccacaccatcaccacagcataaccatcaccacaccatcaccatcaccacaccacaccagaaccatcaccacaccatcaccacaccacaccatcaccacagcataaccatcaccacaccataaccacaccatcatcatcaccacaccataaccacaacatcaccacacaacaccatcaccataacaatcaccacaccacaccataactacaccatcaccacacaacaccatcaccacaccacacaacaccTTCACCataaccacaccatcaccacaccacaccacaccacactataaccACACCataaccacaccatcaccataaccacaccatcaccacagcataaccatcaccacaccatcaccacaccataactatcaccacaccacatcataaccacaccacaccacaccatcaccacatcataaacacaccatcaccataaccACACCATActcacaccatcaccataaccacaccattacatcaccataaccacaccatcaccacaccataccatcaccataccatcaccatataccataccatcaccataccatcaccacaccataaccacaccatcaccataaccacaccatcaccacaccacaccatcaccatccccACACCATAACCATACCATCACCATAaccacaccatcacatcaccataaccacaccatcaccacagcataaccatcaccacaccacaccatcccCACACCATAACCATCACctgggagcctagtggttagagcgttgggccattaaccgaaaggttgctggatcgaatccctgagctgtcaAATTattttgttctgcccctgaacaaggcagttaacccactgttccccagtaggccgacGGTAGGTCGACGGTAGGCTGACGGTGGGTCAACGGTAGGCTGGCGGTAGGTCGacggttggccgtcattgtaaataggaatatGTTCTTAACCGACATGCTTAGTTAAATAAGGGTTCAATAGAACACAGGTTCAAGACAGAGGGAACCACTGGGACCCAGCAGCATTATGGACTGTGTTTCCATACACCCTGTACAGTCTGAAACCAGACAGAGGGAACCACTGGGACCCAGCAGCATTATGGACTGTGTTTCCATACACCCTGTACAGTCTGAAACAAGACACTGGGACCCAGCAGCATTATGGACTGTGTTTCCATACACCCTGTACAGTCTGAAACAAGACACTGGGACCCAGCAGCATTATGGACTGTGTTTCCATACACCCTGTACAGTCTGAAACAAGACACTGGGACCCAGCAGCATTATGGACTGCGTTTCCATACACCCTGTACAGTCTGAAACAAGACACTGGGACCCAGCAGCATTATGGACTGCATTTCCATACACCCTGTACAGTCTGAAACAAGACACTGGGACCCAGCAGCATTATGGACTGTGTTTGTATAAACCCTGTACAGTCTGAAACAAGACACTGGGACCCAGCAGCATTATGGACTGTGTTTGTATAAACCCTGTACAGTCTGAAACAAGACACTGGGACCCAGCAGCATTATGGACTGTGTTTGTATAAACCCTGTACAGTCTGAAACAAGACACTGGGACCCAGCAGCATTATGGACTGTGTTTGTATAAACCCTGTACAGTCTGAAACAAGACACTGGGACCCAGCAGCATTATGGACTGTGTTTGTATAAACCCTGTACAGTCTGAAACAAGACACTGGGACCCAGCAGCATTATGGACTGTGTTTGTATAAACCCTGTACAGTCTGAAACAAGACACTGGGACCCAGCAGCATTATGGACTGTGTTTGTATAAACCCTGTACAGTCTGAAACAAGACACTGGGACCCAGCAGCATTATGGACTGTGTTTGTATAAACCCTGTACAGTCTGAAACAAGACACTGGGACCCAGCAGCATTATGGACTGTGTTTGTATAAACCCTGTACAGTCTGAAACAAGACACTGGGACCCAGCAGCATTATGGACTGTGTTTGTATAAACCCTGTACAGTCTGAAACAAGACACTGGGACCCAGCAGCATTATGGACTGTGTTTGTATAAACCCTGTACAGTCTGAAACAAGACACTGGGACCCAGCAGCATTATGGACTGTGTTTGTATAAACCCTGTACAGTCTGAAACAAGACACTGGGACCCAGCAGCATTATGGACTGTGTTTGTATAAACCCTGTACAGTCTGAAACAAGACACTGGGACCCAGCAGCATTATGGACTGTGTTTGTATAAACCCTGTACAGTCTGAAACAAGACACTGGGACCCAGCAGCATTATGGACTGTGTTTGTATAAACCCTGTACAGTCTGAAACAAGACACTGGGACCCAGCAGCATTATGGACTGTGTTTGTATAAACCCTGTACAGTCTGAAACAAGACACTGGGACCCAGCAGCATTATGGACTGCGTTTCCATACACCCTGTACAGTCTGAAACAAGACACTGGGACCCAGCAGCATTATGGACTGTGTTTGTATAAACCCTGTACAGTCTGAAACAGATCAGGCATGAATTCAGAATGGTGAAGGTTTCAATCAAAACTAGTGCCTTGTATCGGGATTGAACACACAACCCTCAAAACCggagctctctcacacacacacacacacacacacacacacacacacacacacacacacacacacacacacacacacacacacacacacacacacacacacacacacacacacacacacacacacacacacacacacacacacacacacatggcagcTAGCCTCGAGGTTAGAACATTCTGCCAAtaactgaaaggtcactggtttgaatccttgagctgacaaggtgagcAATCTGttgatgtgtccttgagcaaggcacttaacccccaaaTGTTCCAGAGGCGCTGGACAAtggagaccctggccgtgaccccactccctgTGGACATATGAAAGAAACACATCTCCATTAAACACTTGGAACCGATGAACACTTGTATAAGTTTaaagttattattattacacGGCAGCCTACCCTTCTGCCATTGAAAGAAAAGACAGTGACGACAGCGTGAGGTTTGTAAAAGTGCAGCACGCACTTCTCGGGTTTGTACATAAATCGCGGAGCATCATCCTCGAGGAGCCTCGCCATCTATCTCCACCAGTGCGCGTCTGAAGTGCACCGGTGTCCTATTCTGGAAGCTACTTTCCGTTATGTATCCAAGATATATCCAACTGGACTGCTGAAATATAGCCTATCAGAGTGACTCACCAGGGATGTAGTCTAGCCTATGGGTGCCGTTATAACTCTAGTAACATTTTGGCATTGGCTCAAAgttttgtttaaaatatatatatatatgggcgGCTGGACATTGGGCAACACAAGCCCGGTCGACAAAGTTACCTAAATGAAAATGTCCTCGAATCTCAGCTCCCCATCGCCGAACAACAGCAATCTTTTCACCGCGAGCTACGAGAGGACGGACCTCACGGAGGCGCAAAGACAGATGAGCCTGCTTCTGTTCGGCTTGTGCGTCGCCATCGCCGCTCTTACCTTCTTGGGAAGTGTATATTCTCTATTCTTTTTCATTCGGATGAAGTGGAAAACCATCCTGTGGCTCATCGTGGCTTCAATGTCCGTGGACGACCTGCTCAGCGtgatacctctctccctcttcatgctCCTACAGTGGGAGCGCGATGGAGAGGGAGGGTCGGTGACCATATGCACGTTATCGGGACTTCTCTATGTGTTCCAAGGACTCTCCAGCAATATGAAGGCTTGCCTTATCGCAGCCTATACCTTTTATGTTACCAAGCGAGAAGGAAGCCCTCGGCCGTTGAGGGTGATGTTGGCGATAGCAGGGGTGTGGGTCGTCAGCCTGGCGGTCAGTGTACTACCCCTGTGCGGCTGGGGGACTTTCACTCGGCTCTCTCTCGGCTGCTTCCCGGAGAGACGAGGCTTTTACCCTCTGATCCTTTTCTCTTTGTACTCCGTGTGTTTCTGCGGATTGGTGATCTTCTTCGTTCCTCTCACCTACCAGCTTCTGTGTTCCAGAGAGCCACAGGGGACGTTATACCCGAGCTACTTGGATATAGCCAGGGATCTGACAGGGGACGGGTCTGCGCCTCTCTGCGAACTCCCGTCCTTCTCTCGGGATAGCTTGGACAGAAGTTTCAGTACCTACAACGAGCTGAGCCTGGGTGGGCTGGGGAAAGGGTTAGGAGTGCGGGACAAAGTGGAAACATATACCTGTTCAAACCCTGCCTCTGACGGTGTACTGAGGGATGGCGGCACCATCTGTAACTGGGAATCCCCGGTGTTCTTTGCACAAAAGCGCTTCTCCATGATCCTAGCGGTGGTACGAGTTGTCTTGTGGATGCCTATGATGGTGAGTGGCCTAGAGATGCTAAAATGTGTAGAttacaaaaaaaaatataaaatcatAGACAGGCTATGTATGCTCCTATAACAATTAGGTGTTCATGTGGGGTTTAATAATGCTATTGCATTATATacagtgtattttcttagtcctgCAATGCCACGTAGGCCGTCTGCCCACTCTATAAAGCATGTGGGGTAAGGTGGGGTAACCAGCCCCACAACATGGCATATCTCACTGTTAATATCCTCACtatggtttttatttttttatttttttataacctttatttaactaggcaagtcagttaagaacacattcttattttcaatgacggcctgggaacagtgggttaactgcctgttcaggggcagaacgacagatttgtaccttgtcagctcgggggtttgaactcgcaaccttccggttactagtccaacgctctaaccactaggctaccctgccgcccccaggCCGTCATTATTACAATATGCTAATTTCcccaccagagatgtgtttccatcaaagTGATTTGTTGTGGATAAAAGGCTGTGATAATGTAGTGCACATAACAAAATAGTTGTTCAGTATAATTCACATCTCATTTGAACACTACTGAGGGTTATTTTCTTTTCACAGAAATAAACATTGCGTTATAAATGTGCTCAGTTTGATATTGGCAGGGCGCTCCAGCCAACAGTTCTCAGATACCGTGCGGGTATAGCACACataatgagattattatggactgAAGAGAGAGATTATTTGTATTTTGTCAAACGGTAGGCAAGCATCGataatcatgtcaccagaatacgaccctcgatatttattggaaaggtacatcaaataaaataaaatcaaatgtatttatatagcacttcgtacatcagctgatatctcaaagtgcggTAGAGAGACCCAGCCTACATCAAGCTCATAACCGTTCTCTTTTACCAACCTGTGTAGTTCATCATAATTAACTGAGTctatagcctaataaactgctttcccaagtcatagtgggaggataATAATGTTTACTtagaagcccttaaccaacaaggaAGTTTAAAAAGGTTaagaagcccttaaccaacaaggaAGTTTAAAAAGGTTAagaagcctttaaccaacaaggAAGTTtaaaaagtaaatacaaacaaaaataaGAATACgaataataaataaaagtaacaaataattaaagagcagcattaAAATCACACAATTAggaatattaggaaggtgctctaatgttttgtacactataTAACTTGGTCTAAATGTGGAAATACCAGATCAACTCACCTCAGAATAATTTTGTCTTAAAAAAGTCACTTAAAAAAAAGTATATGAGACAGATAACATGTATTATTGTTGACCAAGAGTAGTGACAGTCAGGGAAAGTGTTGGGGAACATGTATTATTGTTGACCAAGAGTAGTGACAGTCAGGGAAAGTGTTGGGGAACATGTATTATTGTTGACCAAGAGTAGTAACAGTCAGGGAAAGTGTTGGGGAACATGTATTATTGTTGACCAAGAGTAGTGACAGTCAGGGAAAGTGTTGGGGAACATGTATTATTGTTGACCAAGAGTAGTGACAGTCAGGGAAAGTGTTGGGGAACATGTATTATTGTTGACCAAGAGTAGTGACAGTCAGGGAAAGTGTTGGGGAACATGTATTATTGTTGACCAAGAGTAGTGACAGTCAGGGAAAGTGTTGGGGAACATGTATTATTGTTGACCAAGAGTAGTGACAGTCAGGGAAAGTGTTGGGGAACATGTATTATTGTTGACCAAGAGTAGTGACAGTCAGGGAAAGTGTTGGGGAACATGTATTATTGTTGACCAAGAGTAGTGACAGTCAGGGAAAGTGTTGGGGAACATGTATTATTGTTGACCAAGAGTAGTGACAGTCAGGGAAAGTGTTGGGGAACATGTATTATTGTTGACTAAGAGTAGTGACAGTCAGGGAAAGTGTTGGGGAACATGTATTATTGTTGACCAAGAGTAGTGACAGTCAGGGAAAGTGTTGGGGAACATGTATTATGGTTGACTAAGAGTAGTGACAGTCAGGGAAAGTGTTGGGGAACATGTATTATTGTTGACCAAGAGTAGTGCCAGTCAGGGAAAGTGTTGGGGAACATGTATTATTGTTGACCAAGAGTAGTGACAGTCAGGGAAAGTGTTGGGGAACATTTGGTGACATAAAGTGGTTTCTGTTTGAATTGCGGTGTGTGTGGGTGGCAGTTACCCCACATTACCCTGTGTTGTCATCTAATGATGAGTAGCGTTTTATTCACAGACTCTGGTGCTCGTGCGTCATGCTGTAAACGCCAGCAGCTCAGACCTGGAGGCGGTAGAAACGGTGAGCTTCTTCCTGACCCTGCTGGCGCCTGCCGTCACGCCGGTATTCATACTCTCCGATCGCTGGATCCACCTTCCGTGCGGCTGCTTCATCAACTGCCCGCGGGACACAGAGCGTGAGCCCACCGGTATGTGATTGTAAAGGGCCAGTGAGCTGAGGTGCAGAGTGGAAAAACCAGACGCTTATCTAAAGCGACGTACCATTTAAACATAACATAAGCTACATAACCCTACTGGATATGCCTATGAGAATCAAACTCACAGTATTGTGGTAAATGCCCCATAACATACAGTATAGATCTACACATTAAACCTAATACATTTACGCGACAACAGTTGTTACAATGAAGCATAATTTGGGTCTGAAACACATAAACATCAAtgtcatacatttaaaaacaatcaCTTATCTAAATGAaatatgtttattattttttgggggggcaaaAGTCACTATACATTTTCATTCTCTTCCCGCAGCAAAGAGGAGGTTGGAATTTAACCTCTCCTTCCAAAAAGGGTTCGGAATATACAAGATATCGGACGAGACCAAACCCCACCGAAACCCGTCCATCGAGAAGCCTTCCTATTACAACTTCTTCAACTGCGACTTCACAGAAAACCAGTTTGCCGTGCTGGACAGCTCCGGGGTCGCGAGCCTGCAGGCCGAGCTGGAGTTCAGGACCCCACGTGCAGTCGATAGTTCCCCACTGCGTGAACATGGCGAGCTGCTTCTCGAGGTAGTGCCAGGTGGAGGAGAGACCCTGGCGCTGGCAGACTGCCTCCAATTTCCTCACGATAACCACAGAGACCAGGACCTCAACCTCACCGACACGTCGTCGGTGTTCGAGGGAACGGAACGGAGACTGTCGCATGTAGAGTGCAGAAAAATGGAGCTGATGGACTGGGAGTGGTGTAGGAGTAAATCCGAGAGGACCCCCAGACAGGTATCTAACCTCGCAACGTTTACCTAAGTGGCTAACATAAACAAACCTTTAGTCTATACCAACCAGTGCTGTATATTTAGAAAATAATATGGCTCTGGGTTAGACTATAGGCTAGCTAGGTAAATCAATGTTTACACTAGGGCTGCATCACTTTGACCTGTATAGCCTAACCCAGTGGTTCTTCATCCTGGTCCTAGGAacccaaaggggtgcacattttagtTTGTGCCCCTAGCaactacacacctgattcaaatgatcaactcatcatcaagctttagAGTTAAATCAGGTGTGTGTAGTGCTGAGGCAATGCATTATTCAGGTCCTCTGTGTTTCCAGGACCAGAATTAACAAACACATGTAACgtatagatcaaatcaaatcaaatcaaatcaaatttatttatatagcccttcgtacatcagctgatatctcaaagtgctgtacagaaacccagcctaaaaccccaaacagcaaacaatgcaggtgtaaaagcacggtggctaggaaaaactccctagaaaggccaaaacctaggaagaaacctagagaggaaccgggctatgtggggtggccagtcctcttctggctgtgatagatagatagaagatatatatatatatatatatagatagatagatagatagatagatatagatatatattgatagaagatatagatatatatatatatagattgaagatatacagtggggcaaaaaagtatttagtcagacaccaattgttacgtatagatagatagaatatagatatatatatatagatatatatatagatagaagatatatatatatatatagatagatagatagatagatagatagatagatagaagatatatatatatatatagatagatagatagatagaatatatatatatatatagatagaatatatatatatatatagatagaatatatatatatatagatagaatatatatatatatatatatatatatatatatagatagatagatagatagatagatagatagatagatagatagatatatagatagatagaagatatagatatatatagatagatcgAAGCCCTGTTCACACTGGCAGTTTGAAGGGACTCAAATCCGATTGATTTGCATATCTGATTCCAGTTCAGATTTCCGAACTGCgaaaaaaacacatggaatctgATATTTCAAGCCACATTTCAAACCACTTTCGTAGGTGTTTTGAAGTCATGTACAAATCTTGTTCCTGGCCATGCAACTTGTGTCTGAAAGGTCAAATCTAATTTATATGATTTGCCATATCTTGTTGCTCGCTTGCTACTCTGTTAATTAACAGTTTTGACCATAACATGTGGCAGCTAGttagcttgttaattgtttacaaacaaattagTGAATGTGTTAGAACGTTAAACAGCTACCttgctagctagttgactgctgtgactagctagttgactgctgtgactagctagttgactgctgtgactagctagttgactgctgtgactagctagttgactgctgttactAGCTAGTTGCCTGCTttgactagctagttgactgctgtgactagctagttgactgctgtgactagctagttgactgctgtgactagctagttgactgctgtgactagctagttgactgctgttactagctagttgacggctgttactagctagttgactgctgtgactagctagttgactgctgttactagctagttgactgctgttactagctagttgacggctgtgactagctagttgactgctgttactagctagttgactgctgtgactagctagttgactgctgtgactagctagttgactgctgttactagctagttgactgctgtgactagctagttgactgctgtgactagttagttgactgctgtgactagctagttgactgctgtgactagctagttgactgctgtgactagctagttgactgctgttactagctagttgactgctgtgactagctagttgactgctgtgactagctagttgactgctgtgactagctagttgactgctgtgactagctagttgactgctgtgactagctagttgactgctatgactagctagttgactgctgttactagctagttgactgctgtgactagctgtgactagctagttgactgctgttactagctagttgactgctgtgactagctagttgactgctgtgactagctagttgactgctgtgactagctagttgactgctgtgactagctagttgactgctgttactagctagttgactgctgtgactagctagttgactgctgtgactagctagttgactgctgtgactagctagttgactgctgtgactagctagttgactgcagtgactagctagttgactactgttactagctagttgactgctgtgactagctagttgactgctgttactagctagttgactgctgtgactagctagttgactgctgttactagctagttgactgctgtgactagctagttgactgctgtgactagctagttgactgctgttactagctagttgactgctgtgactagctagttgactgctgtgactagctagttgactgctgtgactagctagttgactgctgttactagctagttgactgctgtgactagctagttgaccgctgtgactagctagttgactgctgtgactagctagttgactgctgttactagctagttgacggctgtgactagctagttgactgctgttactagctagttgactgctgtgactagctagttgactgctgtgactagctagttgactgctgttactagctagttgactgctgtgactagctagttgactgctgttactagctagttgactgctgtgactagctagttgactgctgtgactagctagttgactgcagtgactagctagttgactactgttactagctagttgactgctgttactagctagttgactgctgttactagctagttgactgctgtgactagctagttgactgctgttactagctagttgactgctgtgactagctagttgactgctgttactagctagttgactgctgtgactagctagttgactgctgtgactagctagttgactgctgttactagctagttgactgctgtgactagctagttgactgcagtgactagctagttgactactgttactagctagttgactgctgtgactagctagttgactgctgttactagctagttgactgctgtgactagctagttgactgctgttactagctagttgactgctgttactagctagttgactgctgttactagctagttgactgctgttactagctagttgactgctgttactagctagttgactgctgttactagctagttgactgctgttactagctagttgactgctgttactagctagttgactgctgtgactagctagttgactgctgttactagctagttgactgctgttactagctagttgactgctgttactagctagttgactactgttactagctagttgactgctgttactagctagttgactgctgtgactagctagttgactgctgttactagctagttgactgctgtgactagctagttgactgctgtgactagctagttgactgctgtgactagctagttgactgctgtgactagctagtt is from Oncorhynchus gorbuscha isolate QuinsamMale2020 ecotype Even-year linkage group LG19, OgorEven_v1.0, whole genome shotgun sequence and encodes:
- the LOC124004965 gene encoding probable G-protein coupled receptor 149; amino-acid sequence: MKMSSNLSSPSPNNSNLFTASYERTDLTEAQRQMSLLLFGLCVAIAALTFLGSVYSLFFFIRMKWKTILWLIVASMSVDDLLSVIPLSLFMLLQWERDGEGGSVTICTLSGLLYVFQGLSSNMKACLIAAYTFYVTKREGSPRPLRVMLAIAGVWVVSLAVSVLPLCGWGTFTRLSLGCFPERRGFYPLILFSLYSVCFCGLVIFFVPLTYQLLCSREPQGTLYPSYLDIARDLTGDGSAPLCELPSFSRDSLDRSFSTYNELSLGGLGKGLGVRDKVETYTCSNPASDGVLRDGGTICNWESPVFFAQKRFSMILAVVRVVLWMPMMTLVLVRHAVNASSSDLEAVETVSFFLTLLAPAVTPVFILSDRWIHLPCGCFINCPRDTEREPTAKRRLEFNLSFQKGFGIYKISDETKPHRNPSIEKPSYYNFFNCDFTENQFAVLDSSGVASLQAELEFRTPRAVDSSPLREHGELLLEVVPGGGETLALADCLQFPHDNHRDQDLNLTDTSSVFEGTERRLSHVECRKMELMDWEWCRSKSERTPRQRSVGGLALPLCAFQGTVSLHAPTGKTLSLSTYEVSSDGLTISPHATKKVEVYRSKSVGHEPSADDPTTGGPAGGVGTEVEVEMRDTNVKIHLEVLEICDNEEATDSVSIISNISQSSTHARSPSLRYSRKENRFVSCDLGETASYSLLIPNSGNPEVDNININIPDTVEAHRQNSRRQKQETGGYREEIQLLNEAYRKQEEDRED